The stretch of DNA CCCGTTGACGCGCCGGCTCCGGCCGGGGGCGACTGACGCACGACCACCTTCGCGATTCCGCTGCGCCACGGCCGCCGACCGCTCATGCTGGAGGCTCGTCCGCCTGGTGCGAAAAGGGAGATCGCATGGGTGCTTCACGCGCTGCGGCGCGCGGCTGCGTGCTGCTCGTCGTCTCGGTGCTGGCCACGCTGCTCGGTGTCGCGCCCGCGCACGCCGCGCCCGTGGCGTTGTCCGGGAGCGTCGTCGGCACGTCCGGCGCCGGCCTCTCGGGCATCGAGGTGGCTGTCACGACGCGTGCGGGCGTCGCCGTGCAGGAGACGACGACCGACAGCACCGGGGCGTGGTCGGTGCAGGTGGAGCCGGGGACCTACGCGGTCGGGTACGTCGACCCCGAGGGCTGGTGGAAGCCGGAGTTCTGGGACGACCAGACCACGCTCGCCGCCTCGACCGCCCTGACGGTCGGCACGTCGGGCCGTACCGGGGTCGTGGCGCGCCTCGCTCCGTACCCCGTCGTCTCCGGCACCGTCCGCTCGGGCGGTGAGCCCGTCGCCGGAGCCGAGGTGCGTGCCTACGCGAGTGCCAACGAGACCGACTCCGTCCGCGTGGTCACGACCGCCGCCGACGGCACGTGGGCCGTGCCGCTGCCGTCCGGCAGCTACCGGTTCGCGTTCGAGAGCCCCGACCACGTCGTCGAGTACTGGAACGACCGCGCCACCCTGGCTGCGTCGGACCCGGTCACGGTGACGACCGCCGACGTGCCCGGGCGCGACGTCACGCTCACCCCGCTGCCCGTCGCCTCGGGACGGGTGACGGCCGGGGGCGCGGCCGTGCGTCGCCCCGAGGTCACCGTCCTCGTCCGCGACGCCGCCACGGGACTGTGGAGCGAGCAGGAGACCGTCACCGGTGACGCCCAGGGTCGCTGGTCGGTGCGCCTGGTGGCGGGTCGCTACAGCTTCCGGTTCGCCGGCGACGCCCGGTACCGGCCCGAGTTCTGGGCCGACCAGACCCGACGCTCCGACGCCACGCCGGTCGACCTCGGCTCGGCCCCGGTGGTCCTCGACGCCGACCTCGCCGTGCTGCCCACGGCCCGCGGCCTGGTGCGCGACGCGTCGGGCGAGCCGGTCGAGGACGCCGACGTCGTCGCGCTCGACGCCTCAGGCGACGAGGTCGCACGCGACCGGACCGGGCCCGACGGCGTGTTCGGCGTGCCGCTCGCCCCGGGCGCGTACGGGGTGGAGGTCCGCGCCCGCGGCTACCGCACGTGGACGCGCAGCGTCGTCGACGACCCGCTCCTCGTCGGCCAGCGCGGCGGCGACGTCGGCACCGTCGACCTCGCGCCCGCCCTCGCGATCAGGGGCCGGGTCACGGGGCCGGACGGGTCGCCGGTGCGCACCGACGTCGTCGTTCACGCGCCCCGCGTCGTCGCCGGCCAGACCCGCTGGGTCGTCGCCGACCGCGTCTCGACCGACGCCTCCGGCCGCTGGTCCGCCCCCGTCGTCCCCGGCGACTACCGCCTGCAGGTCGAGGGCACCGACGACCTCGCAGGCGAGTTCTGGGACGACGCCGCCTCGCTCGCGGCGGCGCGCACGGTCACGGTCGGTGACGCCGACGTGCTCGCGCGCGACACCGTCCTGGCGGCCCGGTCGCGCTCCGGCGTCCGCGGCACCGTCACCACCGCGACGGGCGGCGCGCTCGCCGACGCCCGCGTGAGCGCCTCGGTGCTGCGCGACGGCGAGTGGGTCGTGCTCGACGAGACCACCACGGCCGCCGACGGCCGGTACCGGCTGCTCCTGCCCGACGGGACCTACCGCCTGGGCTTCTCGGCGGACCGTCATCGCACGACCTTCGGCCCCGGCTCCGCCACCGTCGGCGCCGCGCCGTCGGTCGTCGTCGCCGGGTCGCTCGTCAGCCGCGACGTCCGGCTCGAGACGGTCAGCGCCCGCGTCCAGGGCACCGTGAGAGGCCCGTCGGGACCGCTCGCAGGGGTCGACGTCCGCGTGCTGCAGGGCGGCAGCGACGACCTGGTGCCCGTCACCTCGGCACGCACCGACTCCGCCGGCCGCTACGAGGTGCAGGTCGACGCAGGGCGGTACGTGCTCGCGTTCGAGGACCCCTCGGGCGACCACCGGGGCGAGTACCTCGCCGGCGCCAGCACGTGGGCGTCGGCGACGCGGGTGGTCGTGGCCGACGGCGCGACGCTCACCGGCCGCGACGTCACCCTCGCCGCAAACCCGCGCCTCGGCGGTCGGGTCCAGACGACGTCCGGTGCCGGCGTGGGCGACGCGGTGGTCCGTCTCGTCCGCCCGCTGGACGCCTCGGGCGCCGGGGGAGACGTCGTGGCCGAGACCACCACGGACGGCACCGGCGCCTACGGACTCGCCGCCCCCGCCGGCACCTACACGGTCGAGGTGGTGCTCGACGGCGACGTCCGCTGGACGCTGTCGTCCCTCGCGCTCGCGACCGGCACCACCACCCGGACGGTGACGCTGGCCGACCAGCGCGCCGTCACCGGCCGGCTCGCAGGGCCCGACGCCCGCCCGGCCGCCGGCGTGGAGGTGCGCGCCTGGCGCTACGACCCCCGCGACGACACCGCCGTCGTGGTCGGCCGCGCGGTCTCCGGCACCGACGGCAGGTACGCGCTCGCCGTGCCGCCCGGCGTCTACCGCGTCGGCTTCCACGGGCTGCCGCTCGGGTACGCGACGACCTTCGCCGGTGGCCCAGACCTCGGAACAGCCCGCGTGGTCCGGGTGGCGTCCACCGACGTCGCCGACGTCGACGCCACGCTCGCCGCCGCCACGGGAGTCACGGGCAGCATCAGCGACGCCGCGGTGCTCGCCGACGCGCCGCCGGAGCTGGAGGCGATCTTCCTCCGCTTCGACACCGACGCCGGGCGCTGGGTCGAGCAGGAGCGCACGACCCCCGGCTACGGGGCGTACCAGGTCGAGCTGCCGCCCGGCCGGTACCGGGTCCGGGTCGTCGAGCGGCAGGAGCCGTTCCGCACGACCCACCACGGCGGCGGCGCTGCGTTCTCCTCGGCTGCCGACGTCGAGGTCGTCGCCGGGTCGCTCACGCCGGGCGTCGACGTGGTCGTCGGCTCGGAGCTCGGCACCCTGCGGCCGGTCGCCGCCCCCACCGTCACGGGACGGGCCGTCGTCGGCGGGACCCTCACCGCCGACCCCGGCACCTGGACGCCCGCCGCGACCGACGTGGCCTACCAGTGGCTGCGCGACGGCACGCCCGTGACCGGCGCCACCGGTCGCAGCTACGTGCCGGGCGCCGTCGACGTCGGACGCGCGGTCGCGGTGCGCGTGGTCGCCTCGCGGGCGGGGTACCGCTCCGCCCTCGCGGTCAGCACGCCCGCCACGGTCGCGCCGGGGACGCTCGTGTCGACCTCCCCGCCCGTCCTCACGAGCGACCCCGTGGTCGGCACCCGCACCACGGCGTCCAGCGGGACGTGGTCGCCGGCCGACGTGACGTTCGCCCGG from Aeromicrobium erythreum encodes:
- a CDS encoding carboxypeptidase regulatory-like domain-containing protein; its protein translation is MGASRAAARGCVLLVVSVLATLLGVAPAHAAPVALSGSVVGTSGAGLSGIEVAVTTRAGVAVQETTTDSTGAWSVQVEPGTYAVGYVDPEGWWKPEFWDDQTTLAASTALTVGTSGRTGVVARLAPYPVVSGTVRSGGEPVAGAEVRAYASANETDSVRVVTTAADGTWAVPLPSGSYRFAFESPDHVVEYWNDRATLAASDPVTVTTADVPGRDVTLTPLPVASGRVTAGGAAVRRPEVTVLVRDAATGLWSEQETVTGDAQGRWSVRLVAGRYSFRFAGDARYRPEFWADQTRRSDATPVDLGSAPVVLDADLAVLPTARGLVRDASGEPVEDADVVALDASGDEVARDRTGPDGVFGVPLAPGAYGVEVRARGYRTWTRSVVDDPLLVGQRGGDVGTVDLAPALAIRGRVTGPDGSPVRTDVVVHAPRVVAGQTRWVVADRVSTDASGRWSAPVVPGDYRLQVEGTDDLAGEFWDDAASLAAARTVTVGDADVLARDTVLAARSRSGVRGTVTTATGGALADARVSASVLRDGEWVVLDETTTAADGRYRLLLPDGTYRLGFSADRHRTTFGPGSATVGAAPSVVVAGSLVSRDVRLETVSARVQGTVRGPSGPLAGVDVRVLQGGSDDLVPVTSARTDSAGRYEVQVDAGRYVLAFEDPSGDHRGEYLAGASTWASATRVVVADGATLTGRDVTLAANPRLGGRVQTTSGAGVGDAVVRLVRPLDASGAGGDVVAETTTDGTGAYGLAAPAGTYTVEVVLDGDVRWTLSSLALATGTTTRTVTLADQRAVTGRLAGPDARPAAGVEVRAWRYDPRDDTAVVVGRAVSGTDGRYALAVPPGVYRVGFHGLPLGYATTFAGGPDLGTARVVRVASTDVADVDATLAAATGVTGSISDAAVLADAPPELEAIFLRFDTDAGRWVEQERTTPGYGAYQVELPPGRYRVRVVERQEPFRTTHHGGGAAFSSAADVEVVAGSLTPGVDVVVGSELGTLRPVAAPTVTGRAVVGGTLTADPGTWTPAATDVAYQWLRDGTPVTGATGRSYVPGAVDVGRAVAVRVVASRAGYRSALAVSTPATVAPGTLVSTSPPVLTSDPVVGTRTTASSGTWSPADVTFARQWLRDGVVVDGATGSEHVPTAADVGHALALRVTASAPGYTSLTVVSQPRTVTDPPLTATTPPVITGDATTGSTLGSTEPVWSRTPGTTTRQWLRDGRPVDGATGTTYRLGLDDVGSAVALQVVGRVDGQQPVTTTSAARTVAPAALTARTAPTVTGTARPGSTLTASPGTWDAGDPTTGATSFGYQWLRSGRAVAGATKPTYRAGTADLGRPLTVRVTATRPGHATASRTSASRTVKAQPTLAVTSTGGRGTATFTVVVRAAGATPTGTVRVRLGSRTLRSATLTTYRGARRAVVTVTRQAKGARTYTVEYRGDAKVEARSTHRRVTVR